The following are encoded in a window of Anopheles stephensi strain Indian chromosome X, UCI_ANSTEP_V1.0, whole genome shotgun sequence genomic DNA:
- the LOC118505174 gene encoding uncharacterized protein LOC118505174 produces the protein MTPKKATPNQVKMMRVTSQFHNLENYMNSYTAEQASQCDVRLQTLENCWKTYDKIQTALEDSEEAEEELTRLLKERNDMYDRYCLIKGFLTSNVQDMNSTVIETKPNTTIPVAASPHVRLPKINLPTFDGKITEWLSFKDRFTAMIASSTEIPDVMKLEYLLASLKGEVAKRFEYVSIAAENYHTTWKELLDRYDNVRALKREYFKAIFSVAPMKDDSIEELRRVTDEFTRLTQGARFKYYNETSSGLRRVMSY, from the coding sequence ATGACGCCGAAGAAAGCCACGCCGAACCAAGTGAAGATGATGCGCGTCACCTCACAATTCCATAACCTAGAAAACTACATGAACTCGTACACCGCTGAGCAAGCGTCTCAATGCGATGTCAGATTGCAAACGTTGGAAAATTGTTGGAAGACTTATGATAAGATTCAAACAGCCCTCGAAGATTCGGAAGAAGCGGAAGAGGAACTGACACGCTTGCTCAAGGAAAGGAATGATATGTACGATCGATACTGTCTCATCAAGGGTTTTCTTACATCCAACGTTCAAGACATGAACAGCACAGTGATTGAAACTAAGCCAAATACGACCATCCCTGTCGCTGCTTCACCGCATGTACGTCTACCTAAGATAAATCTGCCCACATTTGATGGAAAGATCACGGAATGGCTCAGCTTTAAGGATCGGTTCACCGCTATGATTGCATCATCTACTGAGATTCCTGATGTTATGAAGTTAGAGTATCTTCTAGCATCGCTAAAGGGTGAAGTTGCCAAGCGCTTTGAGTATGTAAGCATTGCTGCCGAAAACTATCACACCACCTGGAAGGAGCTATTAGATAGATATGATAATGTCCGAGCCCTCAAGCGTGAGtattttaaagcaattttttCGGTAGCACCTATGAAGGACGATTCCATAGAAGAGTTACGTCGCGTAACTGATGAGTTCACACGTCTCACCCAAGGAGCAA
- the LOC118513734 gene encoding uncharacterized protein LOC118513734 encodes MEDQASTSGHDAGSVGVSEVTPEKKGPSKKPTKGGHEADSVGQKNLSKKKLSFRVTTPTRRVTRSAKKAHGNVKKQTVQVAVSSSESDSSSEEEEEVEPTSVDVQPTKEQRRARHGISQKLPEFNGKPQDWPRFYGAFLASNKSCGFTNNENLVRLQECLKGPALELVRGRLITAESVPRVIEKLVQVYGRPELILHSLLKKVREVKAPKASDLTSFLPFSNAVEELCEHLEAAQLKDHLHNPLLIQELVDKLPDADKRAWSRFKRGHGSVSLRTLTDFLDEVVTEVLDTTLDLGNYMPLSSQPKDTRRRETVGHHQTTPAQQGRKPCLACEATDHRLRNCTVFKEWTTRQRQDFVAKYSLCRLCLNGHQGRCFAPKRCNVGDCDQMHHPLLHDQERL; translated from the exons atggaggatCAGGCGTCAACGAGCGGCCATGATGCCGGTAGTGTTGGTGTGAGTGAAGTGACGCCTGAGAAGAAAGGACCATCGAAGAAACCCACAAAGGGCGGCCACGAGGCCGATAGTGTTGGGCAAAAGAACCTTTCAAAGAAAAAGCTATCGTTCCGGGTTACAACTCCAACTCGTCGTGTGACTCGCAGCGCAAAAAAGGCACATGGAAATGTGAAGAAACAAACTGTGCAAGTGGCGGTATCTTCATCGGAAAGTGATAGTTCTagtgaggaagaagaagaagtagaaccAACAAGTGTGGACGTGCAACCAACTAAGGAACAAAGGCGTGCTCGACACGGCATTTCTCAGAAGCTTCCTGAGTTCAATGGCAAACCACAGGATTGGCCAAGATTCTACGGCGCCTTTCTAGCCTCGAACAAATCGTGTGGCTTCACGAATAACGAGAATCTTGTGCGGCTTCAAGAATGCCTGAAAGGACCTGCCTTAGAACTGGTTCGCGGAAGGTTGATAACGGCGGAATCCGTTCCGCGAGTGATCGAGAAGCTGGTGCAAGTGTACGGAAGACCTGAGCTTATCTTGCATAGCTTGTTAAAGAAAGTTCGTGAAGTAAAGGCTCCGAAGGCGTCGGATCTAACCAGCTTCCTGCCGTTTAGCAACGCCGTCGAAGAGTTGTGTGAACATCTCGAAGCAGCCCAGTTGAAAGACCATCTACACAACCCGTTGCTTATTCAGGAGCTGGTCGATAAGCTCCCAGACGCAGACAAGCGGGCCTGGTCACGATTTAAGAGAGGTCATGGATCCGTATCGCTGCGAACGCTAACCGACTTCCTTGACGAGGTGGTGACCGAAGTTCTCGACACCACTTTGGATCTCGGTAACTACATGCCCCTATCATCGCAACCAAAGGACACTCGCAGAAGGGAAACGGTAGGCCATCATCAGACAACGCCAGCACAACAAGGGAGAAAGCCATGCCTTGCATGTGAAGCAACGGATCATCGTCTACGCAATTGCACGGTGTTTAAGGAATGGACAACAAGACAGCGGCAAGACTTTGTGGCGAAGTACAGTCTGTGTAGATTGTGTCTCAACGGACATCAAGGAAGGTGCTTCGCACCAAAGAGATGCAACGTAGGTGATTGCGACCAAATGCACCACCCCCTTCTACACGATCAG GAGCGTCTATAA